The genomic window AAGAGCACAATCTCAAGGAGCGTAAAAATCGCAAGGATCTCTCCATTCGCCTGCAGCAGTTTTTCGATCACTATCTAATGGACGCTCCCATGCCTGTATGGATGAAGACCGGCGTACCGGCAACCATGAAAAACAAAACCTGGGGATTGGAACTGACTGAATGAGCGGCTGCCTATGAAATCCAAAGTGGCTGTGGCCATGAGCGGCGGCGTGGACAGCTCCGTGGCCGCCGCCTGGCTGCACCAGCAGTGCTACGAAGTCATCGGCATCACCATGGAACATCTGGATGCTTCCCTGCTGCCCGCGCAGGGTGGGCTTCGGCATCCGTCCCAGCCGAGCCGCGACGCCGCCATCATCTGCCGGCAGCTGGGCATCGAGCATCACGTGGTGGACCTGCATGCACTGTTCGAGAAAACGGTCATCGACTATTTTGTCAGCGAATATATGGCCGGCCGCACCCCCAATCCTTGCGTCCACTGCAATGTGCACATCAAGTGGGGAGCGCTGTGGGAATTCGGCCGTCGCTGTGGAGCAGAGTTGTTCGCCACCGGCCATTACTGCCGTGTACAAATAGACCCGCAGACCGGCCGTTATGTACTCCAGCAGGCGGTGCACCGGGCCAAGGATCAGTCTTATGCGCTATGGCGATTGTCGCAGGAGCAGCTGCGCTGCACGCTGTTTCCTTTGGGCGGATGGAGTAAAGAGGAGGTTAGAACCAAAGCCCGGGAATGGAACCTGGCCGTTGCCCAGAAACGTGAAAGCCAAGAAATCTGTTTCGTTCTGGATGACGACTTTCGCCGTTTCCTCATCGACCGGTTGGCGCAGGCCGGCCACATGATCTCTTCAGGTGATTTCGTCGACCGTACCGGCGCTGTGATCGGCCGGCATCGCGGATTTCCTTTTTACACCATTGGTCAGCGCAAGGGGCTGGGGATCGCCTTGGGGCGGCCGGTGTTTGTCTGCGAGATCGATCCCGGCAATAACCGCATCCGGCTTGGAGACAAGCACGAGCTGTTGGCCTTCGGTCTGAGAGCAAGTCATACCAATTGGCTGGCCTGGCCGCAGCCGGCTGTCGGCGCCCAGGTAGAGGCGCGGATTCGTTACAAGGATCCCGGATTTACAGCGACCATAGAGCAGGTGGAACAGGACAGCGTGATCCTTCAATTTGCCCAACCGCGGCCGGCGGTGACGCCGGGACAATCCGTGGTCTGTTATCAGGGGGATAGGTTGGTGGGGGGCGGAATCATAGAGAAGGCTTTGCACAGAGTTTGAAAACACGCGTCCGCCTGCGCACTTCAGCGCTCAACGGACGCTCTGCGCTCAGGATTTTTTCAGCCACTGCACGAATTCGATGATGTTATGGTCCGGATCGGCGATGTACAGCCATTTCACCTCACCCGGAATGACCAGAGGGCCTTCGATCAACGGTACCGCTCGTTTTTGCAGGTCATTGATCATCTCATCTAAATCAGCGCAGCCCAGCGCCAGATGCGGACAAAAGGGCGATGCGACCGGCGGCCGCTCGTAGGCCATTGATTGATTGTTCGCATCCAGCTTTTGCAGCAACTCTAACCTGCCTCCCTCCATCTGCAAATAAGCGAACGCCTCATGATGCTTTTCATCCAATGTGCGGAAATCCAAGTCGAATTTCAAAACATCGGTATAAAACGAAATCGATTTATCCAGGTTGGTCACCCGCAACGCGATGTGATCGATAAAGGGTTTCATCTCATTTCGCCTCGATCCTTTTCATAGGGGATGTCTTGTTTGTCCGGTGCCCAGGACGACGAATTTTTTCGTCGTCAGCGCTTCCAAACCCATGGGGCCGTAGGCATGCAGCCGTGTGGTGGAGATGCCGATCTCTGCACCCAATCCCAATTCGCCGCCGTCGGCAAAACGGGAGGAGGCGTTTACCATCACGGAAGAGGAGTGAACCTGCTGAACAAACTGATAGGCGGTGGTCAAATTTTCCGTAACGATCACTTCGGTGTGATTGGAACCGTGCTGTTCGATATGGGCCACAGCGGCGTTGAAATCCTCCACCACGCGCACCGAGAGGATCAAGTCCAGGTGTTCGGTATCGTAATCCCTTTCCTGCGCCGGAAGAGCGGCGGGGATCAGCTCGCAGGTCCTGGTGCATCCGCGCAGCTCGACGTTTTTGCTTTTCAACACCTCATGCGCCTTGGGCAAAAACGCAGCGGCGGCTTGGGCGTGCACCAGCAGAGTTTCCAGTGCATTGCACACTCCTGGACGCGATGTTTTACCGTCAACCAGCAACCGTAAAGCCATGTTGAGATCCGCATCCTTGTCGACATAGAGATGACAGATGCCTTTGTAATGCTTGATGACCGGTATCCGGCTGTTCTCGGCGACAAAGCGTATCAAT from bacterium includes these protein-coding regions:
- the mnmA gene encoding tRNA 2-thiouridine(34) synthase MnmA, with amino-acid sequence MKSKVAVAMSGGVDSSVAAAWLHQQCYEVIGITMEHLDASLLPAQGGLRHPSQPSRDAAIICRQLGIEHHVVDLHALFEKTVIDYFVSEYMAGRTPNPCVHCNVHIKWGALWEFGRRCGAELFATGHYCRVQIDPQTGRYVLQQAVHRAKDQSYALWRLSQEQLRCTLFPLGGWSKEEVRTKAREWNLAVAQKRESQEICFVLDDDFRRFLIDRLAQAGHMISSGDFVDRTGAVIGRHRGFPFYTIGQRKGLGIALGRPVFVCEIDPGNNRIRLGDKHELLAFGLRASHTNWLAWPQPAVGAQVEARIRYKDPGFTATIEQVEQDSVILQFAQPRPAVTPGQSVVCYQGDRLVGGGIIEKALHRV
- a CDS encoding VOC family protein yields the protein MKPFIDHIALRVTNLDKSISFYTDVLKFDLDFRTLDEKHHEAFAYLQMEGGRLELLQKLDANNQSMAYERPPVASPFCPHLALGCADLDEMINDLQKRAVPLIEGPLVIPGEVKWLYIADPDHNIIEFVQWLKKS
- a CDS encoding glutamate-5-semialdehyde dehydrogenase, with protein sequence MPLGDLVAATRQASRIIARLDSSTKNRALQAMARRLIDRQAEILRANEQDLHQAAAKGVSAAMLDRLTLTQPRLKSMSTALEELVQLADPVGVTTASWVRPNGLRVCRMQIPLGVIAMIYEARPNVTSDAAGLCLKSGNAVILRGGSEALNSNQAVVSALQQGLQESNLPAAAVTLMPGTDRQDMAALLKMDSMIDLVIPRGGEGLIRFVAENSRIPVIKHYKGICHLYVDKDADLNMALRLLVDGKTSRPGVCNALETLLVHAQAAAAFLPKAHEVLKSKNVELRGCTRTCELIPAALPAQERDYDTEHLDLILSVRVVEDFNAAVAHIEQHGSNHTEVIVTENLTTAYQFVQQVHSSSVMVNASSRFADGGELGLGAEIGISTTRLHAYGPMGLEALTTKKFVVLGTGQTRHPL